The sequence CGGGAGGTGGCCTAATAATTTGTTCCTTAGACAGAATCAACTCATTCAATCCaaaaccctcttcttcttcttcttcttcttcttcttctttttcaactGTTGCTTTCAATTGATCAGCAACATCATCTACCTTAACACCTTCTTCATGTTTCTCCGAAACACCTGCATCATTACTAGCTTTTTTCTTCCTACTCTTACTCTTACTCTTACCGTTTGTAGCACCATCCACCTCAATtgtttcaccttcaccatcttttccttttttctttctaCCATCATTTTCTTGTTTCTTATCAGCACCCCATATCATCTTTGACAACTCATAACAATTCTCAAAATGGGATTTGGAAAATGTCAACACTTCCCCACTCATCTCTTTGGCCTCATTCTGCCTATATCTCACTTTGGCATGTCTAATTTTACTAGACAATTGCTCCTTACTAACATCAGAATCAATAGAGCCCTTAATAAACTCATAAAAACCATTCGAATCAGTATTAGGGCTTTTACCTTTCTTGATATAATCAACCATTCCTTGCAGAAGAACAATCTCACCTTCTTCAGTCCACACTCTCGCTGATTTCTTCTCAGACTCTTCTCCACCATTCGCATCATTGTTCTTCTTCCTCCGTTTTGCGGATTTCTCTGCTTCAACCCGTGGTTTGGCAGCAGGAGTAGCAGCAGGA comes from Papaver somniferum cultivar HN1 chromosome 7, ASM357369v1, whole genome shotgun sequence and encodes:
- the LOC113298851 gene encoding probable transcription factor At1g11510 — its product is MTLKNPPSVSYSSASEEEREVEEEVVNNKEEESDDSGEEEEGGDDDEETEKSRFYVVPNSKSKSKDAEEEEDSDDDSESDEQIPIEKEEEVKKPKHTSIPAKRPAATPAAKPRVEAEKSAKRRKKNNDANGGEESEKKSARVWTEEGEIVLLQGMVDYIKKGKSPNTDSNGFYEFIKGSIDSDVSKEQLSSKIRHAKVRYRQNEAKEMSGEVLTFSKSHFENCYELSKMIWGADKKQENDGRKKKGKDGEGETIEVDGATNGKSKSKSRKKKASNDAGVSEKHEEGVKVDDVADQLKATVEKEEEEEEEEEEGFGLNELILSKEQIIRPPPGLESFLNRRAFRLIDPTKGKTLEKKWKDLQVAETELFLKRIDLVREYSSLALEALKSPTS